One window from the genome of Dermacentor silvarum isolate Dsil-2018 chromosome 7, BIME_Dsil_1.4, whole genome shotgun sequence encodes:
- the LOC125947292 gene encoding E3 ubiquitin-protein ligase MARCHF3-like, whose protein sequence is MHMLVSARQRRLTPKTGGIARIRGNATDSHREAGTAMEESDVELFQVSDLMQRHHSLPETSSDARLRSRVNVSSTPKRASNVITSRIGHLDCHTDPVTRKRPRTSFYLEQGPNSFTPARHLPTPIKPRASPSEIASCFSGESKHISFVSGHPWPCGHSSGEQVVGAVHSLAFSSGPICRICHEGDHAGPLSSYCACAGTMGVLHYRCLERWLVTSNTDSCELCHERFPTTRVRRTLSEWYREAPNLRRAVVADVVCFVLLSPIAGMGLELCVQGATTQTTTRQVVQAGSLIVLSMLLITAFLIWSYFTVRYHYRCFRDWQEDNAKIVLVPRGDFRIDVEESPT, encoded by the exons ATGCACATGCTGGTATCCGCGAGACAACGTCGTTTGACACCAAAAACTGGAGGGATCGCTCGTATCCGAGGCAACGCCACTGACTCACATCGGGAAGCTGGCACCGCCATGGAAGAAAGTGACGTGGAACTGTTCCAGGTCAGCGACCTCATGCAGCGACACCACTCGCTTCCCGAGACGTCTTCGGACGCGAGGCTGCGGAGCAGAGTGAACGTCAGCAGTACGCCGAAGCGAGCCAGTAACGTCATCACGAGCCGGATTGGTCACTTGGACTGCCACACCGACCCTGTGACGAGGAAGCGTCCACGGACTTCCTTCTACCTCGAGCAGGGTCCGAACTCTTTCACTCCGGCCAGACATCTGCCGACGCCGATCAAACCGCGAGCGTCGCCGTCCGAGATAGCTAGCTGCTTCTCGGGCGAGTCTAAGCACATCAGCTTCGTCAGCGGTCACCCGTGGCCCTGTGGCCACAGCTCCGGAGAACAGGTGGTGGGAGCTGTCCATAGTCTGGCTTTCAGCAGCGGACCGATCTGCCGGATTTGCCATGAAG GTGACCATGCGGGACCGCTGTCgtcgtactgcgcatgcgcaggcacCATGGGCGTGCTGCACTATCGCTGTCTCGAGCGCTGGCTCGTAACCAGCAACACCGACTCGTGCGAGCTCTGCCACGAGCGTTTCCCGACGACGcgcgtgcgccgaacgctgtccGAGTGGTACCGAGAAGCGCCGAACCTGCGCCGAGCCGTCGTCGCCGACGTCGTCTGCTTCGTCCTGCTCAGTCCGATAGCCGGGATGGGACTGGAGCTCTGCGTTCAAGGGGCCACGACGCAGACAACGACCCGACAGGTGGTACAGGCTGGCAGTCTTATCGTCCTCTCTATGCTGCTGATAACGGCGTTTCTGATCTGGTCGTATTTCACGGTCAGGTATCACTATCGCTGCTTTCGCGACTGGCAAGAGGACAACGCCAAGATCGTCCTGGTGCCTCGCGGGGACTTCAGGATTGACGTTGAAGAGTCCCCAACTTGA